One genomic segment of Ictalurus punctatus breed USDA103 chromosome 12, Coco_2.0, whole genome shotgun sequence includes these proteins:
- the LOC128634046 gene encoding C-type lectin domain family 6 member A isoform X2 gives MDTYENCDFSKRNNSENRNSPTDEETEDDYENTQQWRPKPKQCTVRFDYKIIILVLGLLLMLGALTSLCAIGILYHRKVVSSEKLSEKYKNATATLMVLEDKANETEQLYEMLKMKYQEVHERLFACNGWKSLGLKCYYFSTEKLNWIRSRDNCVGKGGHLVIITSQTEQNFVSSQIGETHWIGLNDLETEGKWMWVNNQPLKETDVKFWFSTPEGPNEPDNWQNEDPSGEDCAALGHEIGDINKWFDASCRKQKRFICEK, from the exons ATGGACACTTATGAAAATTGTGACTTCTCCAAAAGGAATAACAGTGAAAACCGTAATTCTCCAACAG ACGAAGAAACAGAGGATGATTACGAGAATACGCAGCAATGGCGTCCAAAGCCCAAACAATGCACCG TCAGATTTGACTACAAGATCATTATACTTGTTCTTGGTCTTCTCCTAATGCTTGGTGCTTTAACGTCACTCTGTGCTATAGGGATCTTGT ATCACAGAAAAGTTGTTTCCAGTGAGAAACTAAGTGAGAAGTATAAGAATGCCACAGCCACACTGATGGTGCTAGAAGACAAAGCCAATG AGACAGAACAACTGTATGAAATGCTGAAGATGAAGTATCAGGAAGTTCATGAACGTCTCTTTGCATGTAATG GATGGAAGTCACTTGGTTTAAAGTGTTACTACTTCTCCACTGAGAAACTGAACTGGATACGGAGTCGAGATAACTGTGTGGGGAAAGGAGGTCACCTGGTGATTATAACCAGCCAAACTGAACAG AATTTTGTATCTTCACAAATTGGAGAAACACACTGGATTGGCCTGAATGACTTGGAGACTGAGGGAAAGTGGATGTGGGTGAACAACCAGCCCTTAAAGGAGACGGATGTAAA GTTCTGGTTTAGCACTCCAGAGGGACCAAATGAACCTGATAACTGGCAAAATGAGGACCCTTCTGGAGAGGACTGTGCTGCGCTGGGGCATGAGATTGGTGACATAAATAAATGGTTTGATGCTTCTTGCCGTAAGCAGAAACGATTCATCtgtgaaaagtaa
- the LOC128634046 gene encoding C-type lectin domain family 6 member A isoform X1 codes for MDTYENCDFSKRNNSENRNSPTDEETEDDYENTQQWRPKPKQCTASSVRFDYKIIILVLGLLLMLGALTSLCAIGILYHRKVVSSEKLSEKYKNATATLMVLEDKANETEQLYEMLKMKYQEVHERLFACNGWKSLGLKCYYFSTEKLNWIRSRDNCVGKGGHLVIITSQTEQNFVSSQIGETHWIGLNDLETEGKWMWVNNQPLKETDVKFWFSTPEGPNEPDNWQNEDPSGEDCAALGHEIGDINKWFDASCRKQKRFICEK; via the exons ATGGACACTTATGAAAATTGTGACTTCTCCAAAAGGAATAACAGTGAAAACCGTAATTCTCCAACAG ACGAAGAAACAGAGGATGATTACGAGAATACGCAGCAATGGCGTCCAAAGCCCAAACAATGCACCG CTTCATCAGTCAGATTTGACTACAAGATCATTATACTTGTTCTTGGTCTTCTCCTAATGCTTGGTGCTTTAACGTCACTCTGTGCTATAGGGATCTTGT ATCACAGAAAAGTTGTTTCCAGTGAGAAACTAAGTGAGAAGTATAAGAATGCCACAGCCACACTGATGGTGCTAGAAGACAAAGCCAATG AGACAGAACAACTGTATGAAATGCTGAAGATGAAGTATCAGGAAGTTCATGAACGTCTCTTTGCATGTAATG GATGGAAGTCACTTGGTTTAAAGTGTTACTACTTCTCCACTGAGAAACTGAACTGGATACGGAGTCGAGATAACTGTGTGGGGAAAGGAGGTCACCTGGTGATTATAACCAGCCAAACTGAACAG AATTTTGTATCTTCACAAATTGGAGAAACACACTGGATTGGCCTGAATGACTTGGAGACTGAGGGAAAGTGGATGTGGGTGAACAACCAGCCCTTAAAGGAGACGGATGTAAA GTTCTGGTTTAGCACTCCAGAGGGACCAAATGAACCTGATAACTGGCAAAATGAGGACCCTTCTGGAGAGGACTGTGCTGCGCTGGGGCATGAGATTGGTGACATAAATAAATGGTTTGATGCTTCTTGCCGTAAGCAGAAACGATTCATCtgtgaaaagtaa